The Nitrosomonas sp. sh817 genome includes a window with the following:
- the glgA gene encoding glycogen synthase GlgA, whose product MPSLQSLRVLFITSEVYPLCKTGGLGDVSAALPAALRTLQTDVRLLLPGYPQVLAGVKYKSKIADFSSLAHFPPASLLSARLSLNKAEHIPVFVIDCPGLYCRDGGPYMDEYGRDWPDNALRFGLLSKIGAILSSDISPIAWRPHIAHCNDWQSGLTPAYLHFHNGKTAATIITIHNLAFQGCFPPGTVVQLGLPPESFDIHGAEYYGNLSFLKAGLYYADRLTTVSPNYAQEIQTEPLGFGLQGLLAARSDQLSGIINGIDTREWDSATDPHLAQNYNSKKLSDKAANKSALQQRMGLTADADIPLFGMVSRLSFQKGSDLLIQIAPQLIKIPAQLVVLGSDQAQLEHLLVMLAHSHPDRIAVRIGYEESLSHLIEAGADCFLMPSRFEPCGLNQMYSQRYGTPPVVHATGGLADTVVDCTPETLANNSASGFMFGTMSADSLLHAIQRAAATYHDKQTWQRLQKNGMAKDFSWQASAMAYQTLYKSLLK is encoded by the coding sequence ATGCCGTCGCTACAATCGCTTCGCGTGCTCTTTATCACCTCGGAAGTCTATCCGTTGTGCAAAACCGGCGGTCTGGGCGACGTCAGCGCCGCGCTGCCTGCTGCATTGCGGACACTGCAAACCGATGTCAGGCTGTTGTTGCCGGGTTATCCGCAAGTCCTCGCCGGCGTCAAATACAAATCCAAGATCGCTGATTTCTCATCATTAGCGCATTTTCCTCCCGCATCCTTGCTGTCGGCGCGGTTATCGCTGAACAAAGCGGAACATATTCCGGTATTTGTGATTGATTGCCCCGGCCTCTATTGCCGCGACGGCGGGCCTTATATGGATGAATACGGCCGCGATTGGCCGGATAATGCGCTGCGCTTCGGCTTGCTGTCGAAAATCGGCGCGATCTTGAGCAGCGATATCAGTCCGATTGCCTGGCGCCCGCACATCGCGCATTGCAACGATTGGCAAAGCGGACTTACCCCCGCTTACTTGCATTTTCACAACGGTAAAACAGCGGCCACTATCATCACCATTCATAACCTCGCGTTTCAAGGCTGTTTCCCGCCCGGAACCGTGGTGCAATTGGGATTGCCGCCCGAGAGTTTCGATATTCACGGTGCCGAATATTACGGCAATCTGTCGTTTCTCAAAGCCGGACTTTATTACGCGGACCGTCTCACCACCGTCAGCCCCAATTACGCCCAAGAGATACAGACGGAACCGCTGGGGTTCGGTCTGCAAGGCCTGCTCGCCGCGCGCAGCGATCAACTGAGCGGTATCATCAACGGTATCGATACCCGGGAATGGGATTCCGCCACCGATCCGCACCTGGCGCAAAACTACAACAGCAAAAAACTGTCCGACAAAGCCGCTAACAAAAGCGCTTTGCAGCAGCGCATGGGATTGACCGCCGATGCGGATATTCCGCTGTTCGGCATGGTAAGCCGTTTGAGTTTCCAGAAAGGCAGCGATTTGCTGATTCAGATAGCGCCGCAACTGATAAAAATACCCGCGCAACTGGTCGTGCTCGGCAGCGACCAGGCGCAACTGGAGCATCTGCTGGTGATGCTCGCGCACAGTCATCCGGATCGTATCGCCGTACGCATCGGCTATGAGGAATCTTTATCGCATCTGATCGAAGCAGGCGCCGATTGCTTTTTGATGCCGTCGCGTTTTGAGCCATGTGGACTGAATCAAATGTACAGCCAGCGCTACGGCACTCCGCCGGTCGTGCATGCCACCGGCGGCCTGGCCGACACCGTGGTCGATTGCACACCGGAAACGCTTGCCAACAATAGCGCCAGCGGCTTCATGTTCGGCACCATGTCCGCCGATAGCTTGCTTCACGCCATTCAACGCGCCGCCGCTACCTATCACGACAAACAAACCTGGCAGCGATTGCAGAAAAACGGCATGGCGAAAGATTTTAGCTGGCAAGCGAGTGCGATGGCTTATCAAACGCTTTATAAATCATTACTGAAATAA
- a CDS encoding catalase-related domain-containing protein: MRKMRNRGFFILFLPVSSLASAQSICPAQQQTLFANTASSISGAPREIQLRHIRHCLKADPAYGEGIAKALGRSLSEVHE; the protein is encoded by the coding sequence ATGCGAAAAATGAGAAACCGCGGTTTTTTTATTTTATTCCTACCGGTTTCGTCTTTAGCTTCGGCACAAAGCATTTGCCCGGCGCAACAACAAACACTGTTCGCCAACACCGCCAGCTCGATCAGCGGCGCACCGCGCGAAATTCAGCTCCGCCACATCCGCCATTGCCTGAAAGCCGACCCGGCGTATGGCGAAGGCATCGCCAAAGCCTTGGGAAGATCGCTGTCAGAAGTGCATGAATGA
- the metH gene encoding methionine synthase: MTRESRTALLESLFPQRILILDGAMGTMIQTFKLTEADFRGQRFADFPHDLKGNNDLLTLTQPDIIRSIHNGYLEAGADILETNTFNSNAASMADYHMQDLVYELNAASAKLAREAAQAYEAKTPDKPRFVAGVIGPTTKTASISPDVNDPGFRNITFDQLVTDYTESIRGLVDGGVDILLVETIFDSLNSKAALFAIDQFFEDRGIRLPIMISVTITDASGRTLSGQTPEAFWNSISHTRPLSVGINCALGAELMRPYIEELSGVADVYISVHPNAGLPNPLSETGYDETPEYTANQIKGFAEAGFVNIVGGCCGTTPAHIKAIAGAVSAIAPRKIPEIPKKLRLSGLEPLNIGDDSLFVNVGERTNVTGSRAFARLILNDNYAEALSVARSQVENGAQIIDINMDEAMLDSQKAMVTFLNLIAAEPDICRVPIMLDSSKWSVIEAGLKCIQGKPVINSISMKEGEEEFIHHAKLARRYGAAVIVMAFDEQGQADTLQRKVEICTRSYRILVDKVGFPPEDIIFDPNIFAIATGIEEHNNYGVDFIEATRAIKQTLPYAKVSGGVSNVSFSFRGNEPIREAIHTAFLYHAIKAGMTMGIVNAGQLGVYSDIPPELLERVEDVLLNRRPDATERLVEFAEQFKGQKKEQVEDLAWREEPLQQRLTHALVRGISTYIEVDTEEARVEIERKGGRPIQVIEGPLMDGMSVVGDLFGAGKMFLPQVVKSARVMKQAVAHLLPYIEAEKKLLGDDKPKGKIVVATVKGDVHDIGKNIVAVVLQCNNYEVINMGVMVPSAQILETARRENADIIGLSGLITPSLEEMAHVAKEMQREGFTIPLLIGGATTSRVHTAVKIAPHYEGPTVWVPDASRAVGVCSNLLSEDLRANYVREIKEEYEKVRTQHKNKKGPSKLLTLAEARANAFKTDWANYQPHQPELIGVRTLNNYPLEKIVPFIDWTPFFQAWELAGRYPDILTDEVVGETASQLFRDAQAMLKKIVEQKWLGANAVIGLFPANAVGDDIEIYTDASRSKIAMVYHCLRQQDQKPSGKPNRCLADYIAPKATGIPDTIGLFAVGAGFGIDDRIKAFEAVNDDYSAIVLKALADRLAEAFAEHMHMRVRREFWGYVKDEKLTNEQLINEEYLGIRPAPGYPACPDHTEKGPLFATLNATENTGIIITESFAMVPTAAVSGFYFSHPESSFFAVGKIGKDQVEDYAQRKGWTVEEAERWLAPVLAYER, translated from the coding sequence ATGACGAGAGAATCCCGCACAGCCTTATTGGAAAGCCTATTTCCCCAACGCATCCTGATTCTGGATGGCGCGATGGGTACGATGATTCAGACGTTTAAGTTAACCGAGGCGGATTTTCGCGGACAGCGCTTCGCCGATTTTCCGCACGACCTCAAGGGTAACAACGATTTGCTGACGTTGACGCAGCCGGACATTATCCGCTCGATTCATAACGGCTATCTGGAAGCGGGCGCGGATATTCTCGAAACCAATACGTTCAATTCCAATGCCGCGTCGATGGCGGATTACCACATGCAGGATCTGGTGTATGAATTGAACGCTGCTTCGGCCAAGCTGGCGCGTGAGGCGGCGCAGGCTTATGAGGCGAAAACGCCGGATAAACCGCGCTTTGTCGCCGGCGTGATCGGCCCGACCACCAAAACCGCGTCGATTTCTCCGGACGTCAACGATCCGGGGTTTCGTAATATCACTTTCGATCAATTGGTGACCGACTATACCGAATCGATTCGCGGACTGGTCGATGGCGGCGTCGATATTCTGCTGGTGGAAACCATTTTCGATTCCCTGAATTCCAAGGCGGCGCTGTTCGCGATCGATCAATTTTTCGAGGATCGCGGTATCCGCTTGCCGATCATGATTTCGGTGACGATTACCGATGCCTCCGGACGTACTTTGTCGGGACAAACGCCGGAAGCATTCTGGAATTCGATCAGTCATACCCGGCCGTTGTCGGTCGGCATCAATTGCGCGTTGGGTGCAGAATTGATGCGGCCGTATATCGAAGAGTTGTCGGGAGTTGCGGATGTGTATATCAGCGTGCATCCCAATGCCGGGTTGCCGAATCCGCTGTCCGAAACCGGTTACGATGAAACGCCGGAATATACCGCCAACCAGATTAAAGGGTTTGCCGAAGCGGGGTTCGTCAACATCGTCGGCGGCTGCTGCGGCACCACGCCGGCGCATATCAAAGCCATCGCCGGCGCGGTGAGCGCTATCGCGCCGCGCAAGATTCCCGAAATACCGAAAAAATTACGCTTGTCCGGACTGGAACCGCTGAACATCGGCGACGATTCATTGTTCGTCAACGTCGGCGAGCGCACCAACGTGACCGGTTCGCGCGCGTTCGCCCGTTTGATTCTGAACGATAATTACGCGGAAGCGCTCAGCGTGGCGCGCAGCCAGGTGGAAAACGGCGCGCAGATTATCGACATCAACATGGACGAAGCGATGCTGGATTCGCAGAAAGCCATGGTGACTTTCCTGAATCTGATCGCCGCCGAACCGGACATTTGCCGCGTGCCGATCATGCTCGATTCCAGCAAATGGTCGGTGATCGAAGCCGGATTAAAATGCATTCAGGGCAAGCCGGTGATCAATTCGATCAGCATGAAGGAAGGCGAGGAAGAGTTCATTCATCACGCCAAACTGGCGCGCCGCTACGGCGCCGCCGTGATCGTCATGGCATTCGACGAGCAGGGTCAGGCCGATACGCTGCAACGCAAGGTCGAGATTTGCACGCGCAGCTACCGGATTCTGGTCGATAAAGTCGGTTTCCCGCCGGAAGACATCATTTTCGATCCGAACATCTTTGCGATCGCCACCGGTATCGAAGAACATAACAACTACGGTGTCGATTTCATCGAAGCGACCCGCGCCATCAAGCAAACCTTGCCGTACGCCAAAGTGAGCGGCGGGGTATCGAATGTGTCGTTTTCTTTCCGGGGTAACGAACCGATCCGCGAAGCGATTCATACGGCGTTTTTGTACCACGCGATCAAGGCGGGGATGACGATGGGGATCGTGAACGCCGGGCAGTTGGGTGTTTATTCCGATATTCCGCCGGAATTACTGGAAAGGGTCGAAGACGTGCTGCTGAACCGCCGGCCGGATGCCACTGAGCGGTTGGTCGAATTCGCTGAGCAGTTCAAAGGACAGAAGAAAGAGCAGGTCGAAGATTTGGCGTGGCGCGAGGAGCCGCTGCAGCAGCGGTTGACGCATGCGCTGGTCAGGGGCATTTCGACCTATATCGAAGTGGATACCGAGGAAGCGCGTGTTGAGATCGAACGCAAAGGCGGGCGGCCGATCCAGGTTATCGAAGGGCCACTGATGGACGGCATGAGCGTGGTCGGCGATTTGTTCGGCGCGGGTAAAATGTTTTTGCCGCAAGTGGTTAAATCCGCCCGGGTGATGAAACAAGCAGTGGCGCATCTGCTGCCGTACATTGAGGCGGAGAAGAAATTGCTCGGCGATGACAAGCCCAAAGGCAAGATCGTCGTCGCCACCGTCAAGGGCGATGTGCACGATATCGGCAAGAACATCGTCGCCGTGGTGCTGCAATGCAACAATTACGAAGTGATCAACATGGGTGTGATGGTGCCGAGCGCGCAAATTCTGGAAACGGCGCGGCGCGAGAACGCCGATATCATCGGCTTGTCCGGCTTGATCACGCCATCGCTGGAAGAAATGGCGCATGTCGCCAAGGAAATGCAGCGCGAGGGTTTCACCATTCCATTGCTGATCGGCGGCGCGACTACTTCGCGCGTGCATACCGCTGTCAAAATCGCGCCGCATTACGAAGGGCCGACGGTATGGGTGCCGGATGCGAGCCGCGCGGTCGGCGTCTGCAGCAATTTGCTGTCCGAAGACCTGCGCGCAAATTATGTGCGCGAAATCAAGGAAGAATACGAGAAAGTCCGCACGCAGCATAAAAACAAGAAAGGACCGTCGAAGTTGTTGACGCTGGCGGAAGCGCGCGCCAATGCGTTCAAGACCGACTGGGCGAATTATCAACCGCATCAGCCGGAATTGATCGGCGTGCGCACGCTGAACAATTATCCGCTGGAAAAAATCGTGCCGTTCATCGACTGGACGCCATTCTTCCAGGCTTGGGAGCTGGCCGGACGTTATCCCGATATTCTGACCGATGAAGTGGTCGGCGAAACCGCCAGCCAATTGTTCCGGGACGCGCAGGCCATGCTGAAGAAAATCGTCGAGCAAAAGTGGCTCGGCGCCAATGCGGTGATCGGTTTATTTCCGGCGAATGCGGTCGGCGACGATATCGAAATCTATACCGACGCTTCGCGCAGCAAAATCGCAATGGTATACCACTGCCTGCGGCAGCAGGATCAGAAACCTTCCGGCAAGCCCAACCGTTGTCTCGCGGATTACATTGCGCCGAAAGCAACCGGCATCCCGGATACCATCGGTTTGTTCGCAGTCGGCGCCGGATTCGGCATCGACGATCGCATCAAGGCATTCGAAGCGGTCAACGACGACTACAGCGCAATTGTATTGAAAGCGCTGGCCGACCGGCTGGCGGAAGCATTCGCGGAACATATGCACATGCGCGTGCGCCGTGAATTCTGGGGGTACGTCAAGGATGAAAAACTGACCAACGAACAATTGATCAACGAGGAATATCTCGGTATCCGTCCGGCGCCGGGTTATCCCGCTTGTCCGGATCACACCGAAAAGGGACCGTTGTTCGCCACCCTGAACGCCACTGAGAATACCGGCATCATCATTACCGAATCATTTGCGATGGTACCAACCGCCGCGGTCTCCGGTTTTTACTTCTCGCACCCGGAATCGTCGTTTTTTGCGGTCGGCAAGATCGGCAAGGATCAGGTCGAAGACTATGCGCAACGCAAAGGCTGGACAGTCGAAGAAGCCGAGCGCTGGCTGGCGCCGGTGCTGGCGTATGAACGGTGA
- a CDS encoding FxDxF family PEP-CTERM protein has product MTVNDTTFASGQFGFYNNSQSNVRYAGFEVTPVPEPETYAMLLAGLGLVGFMARRRKAVVA; this is encoded by the coding sequence GTGACCGTTAACGACACCACGTTTGCCTCGGGACAATTCGGCTTCTATAACAATTCGCAATCCAATGTGCGTTATGCCGGATTTGAAGTCACACCGGTTCCGGAACCTGAAACATACGCGATGTTGCTGGCCGGTTTAGGACTTGTGGGATTTATGGCGCGACGTAGAAAAGCGGTTGTTGCTTAA
- a CDS encoding ABC-F family ATPase, translating to MITTANITMQFGAKPLFENVSVKFGGGNRYGLIGANGCGKSTFMKILGGDLEPTAGNVSVDSGERVGKLRQDQFAFEDYLVIDTVMMGHADLWRIKQERDAIYANPDATEDDYMRAAELESEFAELDGYSAEARAGELLLGVGIPSSQHQGLMSAIAPGYKLRVLLAQALFSNPDILLLDEPTNNLDINTIRWLEDVINTSKNTIIIISHDRHFLNSVCTHMADLDYGELRIYPGNYDDYMTASTQVRERMLADNAKKKAQIADLQSFVSRFSANASKARQATSRARQIEKIKLEDVKPSSRQYPFIRFEYHEKEKLHRLAVSIQAISKAFPGMDKPLFENFSVNIEAGEKVAIIGPNGIGKTTLLRCLAGDLAPDSGEIKWTDKANPGYFPQDHAADFAEDMSLTEWMDQWRKGSDDDQTIRGTLGRLLFSGDDIKKSTKVISGGEQGRMLFGKLILQKPNVLLMDEPTNHLDMESIESLNSALERYTGTLIFISHDREFVSSLATRILEMTPDGIRDFKGDYEDYLRSQGIE from the coding sequence TTGATTACAACCGCCAATATCACCATGCAATTCGGCGCCAAGCCGCTGTTTGAAAATGTTTCCGTTAAATTCGGCGGGGGTAACCGCTATGGGCTGATCGGTGCGAACGGTTGCGGTAAGTCGACGTTCATGAAGATTCTCGGCGGAGATCTGGAGCCGACGGCCGGTAATGTTTCGGTCGACAGCGGCGAGCGGGTGGGCAAGCTGCGGCAGGATCAGTTTGCGTTTGAAGACTATTTGGTGATCGATACGGTGATGATGGGGCACGCAGATTTATGGCGCATCAAGCAGGAACGCGACGCCATTTACGCTAATCCGGACGCCACCGAAGACGATTACATGCGCGCCGCTGAATTGGAGTCCGAGTTCGCCGAGTTGGACGGTTATTCCGCGGAAGCGCGCGCCGGCGAGTTGCTGCTCGGCGTCGGCATCCCCTCTTCTCAGCATCAGGGATTGATGAGCGCCATTGCGCCGGGTTACAAATTGCGCGTGTTGCTGGCGCAGGCGTTGTTTTCCAATCCGGATATTTTGTTACTGGACGAGCCGACCAATAACCTCGATATCAATACCATCCGCTGGCTGGAGGATGTGATCAACACCAGCAAGAACACCATCATCATCATTTCCCACGACCGGCATTTTCTGAACAGCGTGTGCACGCACATGGCCGATCTGGATTACGGCGAGCTGCGCATTTATCCCGGCAACTACGACGATTACATGACCGCTTCGACCCAGGTGCGCGAACGCATGCTGGCCGATAACGCCAAGAAGAAAGCGCAGATTGCCGATTTGCAATCGTTTGTCAGCCGTTTTTCCGCCAATGCGTCGAAAGCCCGGCAGGCCACCAGCCGCGCGCGGCAGATCGAAAAAATCAAGCTCGAAGACGTCAAGCCGTCCAGCCGCCAGTATCCGTTTATCCGCTTTGAATATCACGAAAAGGAAAAATTGCATCGCCTGGCGGTTTCCATCCAAGCCATTAGCAAAGCTTTCCCCGGCATGGATAAGCCGCTGTTCGAGAATTTCAGCGTAAATATCGAGGCCGGTGAGAAAGTCGCCATCATCGGTCCGAACGGTATCGGCAAGACCACGCTGCTGCGTTGTCTGGCGGGCGATCTGGCTCCTGATTCCGGCGAGATCAAATGGACCGATAAAGCAAATCCCGGCTATTTCCCGCAAGACCATGCGGCCGATTTCGCCGAAGACATGTCGCTGACCGAATGGATGGACCAGTGGCGGAAAGGCAGCGACGACGATCAAACCATCCGTGGCACGCTCGGCCGGTTATTGTTTTCCGGTGATGACATCAAAAAATCCACGAAAGTCATTTCCGGCGGAGAACAAGGCCGCATGCTGTTCGGCAAGCTGATTCTGCAAAAACCGAACGTTTTGTTGATGGACGAACCGACTAATCACCTGGACATGGAATCGATCGAATCGCTGAACAGCGCGCTGGAACGGTATACCGGCACGCTGA
- a CDS encoding toll/interleukin-1 receptor domain-containing protein has translation MTHIFISYSSKDESIARQLYSAISGLGIEPFLASISLQPGSQWSKEILSSLKKAQWVLFLASESACQSQAVQQELGAAVISGKEIIPIILDIEPEQLPAWIKELQAIDIRNGNVEELREVLKGIANKIRWDQVTTALLIGAIIGVIAGVMLSRAK, from the coding sequence GTGACCCATATATTCATAAGTTATTCTTCTAAAGACGAAAGCATTGCGCGTCAGCTATACAGTGCAATCTCCGGTTTAGGTATAGAGCCATTCTTGGCAAGTATTTCCTTGCAACCGGGATCACAATGGTCAAAAGAAATTTTAAGTAGCCTTAAGAAAGCTCAATGGGTGCTTTTTCTCGCATCCGAATCCGCTTGCCAGTCCCAAGCAGTGCAGCAAGAACTGGGTGCCGCTGTGATTTCTGGTAAGGAAATTATTCCAATCATTTTAGATATTGAGCCAGAACAGTTGCCAGCATGGATAAAGGAGCTACAGGCCATAGATATCCGAAATGGAAATGTCGAAGAGTTGCGGGAAGTACTAAAAGGCATTGCAAATAAAATCAGGTGGGATCAAGTTACAACCGCATTGTTAATTGGCGCCATTATCGGGGTTATCGCAGGAGTAATGCTAAGTCGCGCCAAGTAA
- the pgi gene encoding glucose-6-phosphate isomerase — translation MSALTHSPAWLALKAHHSVMTTQHLHQLFHDDPSRFEKFSLCFKDILMDFSKQPVTAETVDLLLALAQQQQLQSWIARMFSGDKINATEQRAALHTALRSEQPVYCDGVDVLPDVKRVLKQMERFAISIQSGARRGYSGKIFTDVVNIGIGGSDLGPVMVTEALKPYWVNGIKPHFISNIDGAQLTDTLRHLNPETTLIIIASKTFTTQETLTNAHSARQWFLANGGSEAAIAQHFVAVSTNRTAVTQFGIDPDNMFEFWDWVGGRYSLWSAIGLPIALTTGMDHFYALLAGARGMDRHFATAPLQQNLPVMLGLLGIWQINFYGTASHAVLPYDQSLHRFPAYLQQLEMESNGKRITRDGETADYATGAVVWGEPGTNGQHAFYQLLHQGTQTVSADFLAPCQSQYPVDDHHRMLLANFFAQTEALMTGKTGEEVRAELQKQGLSGPALEQLLPHKIFPGNRPTTSILFKKLDPETLGALIALYEHKVFVQSVIWNINPFDQWGVELGKQLAGKILSELDQTETITSHDASTNGLIQYFKAHR, via the coding sequence ATGTCCGCACTCACGCATTCACCCGCCTGGCTTGCACTCAAAGCACACCATTCCGTCATGACGACGCAGCATTTGCACCAATTATTCCATGACGATCCATCCCGCTTCGAGAAATTCTCCTTGTGCTTCAAAGACATTCTGATGGATTTTTCGAAGCAGCCGGTTACGGCGGAAACCGTTGATTTGCTGCTTGCCTTGGCGCAGCAGCAACAATTGCAAAGCTGGATCGCCCGCATGTTTTCCGGCGACAAAATCAATGCCACCGAACAACGCGCTGCCTTGCATACCGCATTGCGCAGCGAACAGCCGGTTTATTGCGATGGTGTGGATGTGCTGCCCGATGTGAAACGTGTGCTCAAACAAATGGAGCGCTTTGCCATTTCGATTCAAAGCGGCGCGCGCCGGGGTTATAGCGGAAAAATCTTTACCGATGTCGTCAACATCGGCATCGGCGGCTCGGATCTCGGTCCGGTGATGGTCACCGAGGCGCTGAAGCCTTATTGGGTGAACGGCATCAAGCCGCACTTCATTTCCAATATCGACGGCGCGCAATTAACCGATACGCTGCGGCATCTCAACCCGGAAACGACGTTGATCATCATCGCGTCGAAAACCTTCACCACGCAGGAAACATTGACCAACGCGCACTCCGCGCGTCAATGGTTTCTGGCAAACGGCGGCAGCGAAGCAGCCATCGCGCAACATTTCGTTGCAGTCTCGACCAACCGTACCGCAGTGACGCAATTCGGTATCGACCCGGATAACATGTTCGAATTCTGGGATTGGGTCGGCGGCCGCTATTCGCTATGGTCGGCAATCGGCCTGCCGATCGCGTTGACTACCGGCATGGATCATTTTTATGCGCTGCTCGCCGGCGCGCGCGGCATGGACCGGCACTTCGCCACCGCGCCGCTGCAGCAAAACCTGCCGGTGATGCTGGGGCTGCTGGGTATCTGGCAAATTAATTTTTATGGCACCGCCAGCCATGCGGTATTGCCGTACGATCAATCGTTGCACCGTTTCCCCGCGTATTTGCAGCAACTGGAAATGGAAAGCAACGGCAAACGCATCACCCGTGACGGTGAGACCGCCGACTATGCGACCGGCGCAGTGGTCTGGGGCGAGCCGGGAACCAACGGCCAGCACGCCTTTTATCAATTACTGCATCAAGGCACGCAAACCGTCTCCGCCGATTTTCTGGCGCCGTGTCAGAGCCAATACCCGGTTGACGATCACCACCGTATGCTGCTGGCTAATTTTTTCGCGCAAACCGAAGCGCTCATGACCGGTAAAACCGGGGAGGAAGTCCGCGCCGAACTGCAAAAACAGGGATTGAGCGGCCCAGCCCTCGAACAATTGCTGCCGCACAAGATTTTCCCCGGTAACCGCCCGACTACGTCGATTCTTTTCAAAAAACTCGATCCTGAAACACTCGGCGCGCTGATCGCGTTGTACGAACATAAAGTGTTCGTGCAAAGCGTGATTTGGAATATCAATCCGTTCGATCAATGGGGGGTGGAACTGGGTAAGCAACTCGCCGGAAAAATCCTGTCCGAACTCGACCAGACAGAGACGATTACGTCCCATGATGCATCCACCAACGGCTTGATCCAGTATTTCAAAGCACACCGGTAA
- a CDS encoding VOC family protein yields the protein MTQIAKNTICLWYESDAEGAARFYAEIFPDSSVGAVHRAPGDYPSGKEGDVLTVEFTVMGIPCLGLNGGPAFRHNEAFSFQVATEDQSETDRYWNAIVGNGGQESDCGWCKDKWGISWQITPVALTKAFTSPDRAAAKRAFDAMMTMKKIDIAAIEAAFRG from the coding sequence ATGACCCAAATTGCAAAGAACACGATCTGCCTCTGGTACGAAAGCGATGCTGAGGGTGCTGCGCGATTTTACGCCGAGATATTTCCCGATTCGTCAGTCGGCGCGGTGCATCGCGCACCGGGGGATTACCCATCGGGCAAAGAAGGAGACGTATTGACGGTCGAGTTCACCGTCATGGGCATCCCGTGCCTCGGACTCAATGGCGGGCCTGCGTTCAGGCACAACGAAGCCTTTTCGTTTCAGGTTGCGACCGAAGATCAAAGTGAAACGGATCGCTATTGGAACGCAATCGTCGGTAACGGCGGCCAGGAGAGCGACTGCGGCTGGTGCAAGGACAAGTGGGGCATCTCCTGGCAGATTACGCCGGTTGCCCTGACGAAAGCATTCACCAGTCCTGACCGCGCAGCCGCAAAACGAGCGTTTGATGCGATGATGACGATGAAGAAAATCGACATTGCCGCCATCGAAGCAGCATTCCGCGGTTGA